In Paralichthys olivaceus isolate ysfri-2021 chromosome 13, ASM2471397v2, whole genome shotgun sequence, the following are encoded in one genomic region:
- the LOC109633193 gene encoding sperm-associated microtubule inner protein 4 — protein MEPKSSLTHNVPSDLNGHYPCDYGGAILSEYFNSQQLYTNTGRKKSKVRLNDQLIPKPTDINVAKEMIKVPTPREHPYSSHISRFAMFPSFQSPDDPMTGVRAASQPYPSWLIPNSAPDVTLRSKTFGGPYRHEILETPIKTRQKAVTWTGEHSFWDQSNPSQGESQVFYPTPPKTVLPNPKLRDWDLSLSERTSNMLKNLERTHWITSYQMDYSESGPANPLKVDDFKEKMSGLNGMNSHTATLRERSYPVFVPSKPKHACRRRQGSHEGRSSSSPTATELLNPSSALQQGAIINQLRPQEITAQHNEALDLNPKGHSWCRNRAQRDELSQGASCTPQTLSKILVHEDGERGNCKVQFDENLTQVSMSQSNQEAEGSQQNFKVAGTDSHTESLLRAPSEREEAAGGRELAHSISNPCILPRPCVLPDIRPGDRAGTTGGENAALCLLDLQNSFSKTAAHRSFNNSITRTAVDLRDNMVTGRQHNFYGINCYYLHG, from the exons ATGGAGCCCAAGTCTTCACTTACCCACAATGTCCCTTCTGATTTAAACGGACATTATCCATGTGACTATGGAGGCGCCATTTTGTCTGA ATATTTCAACAGTCAACAGCTTTATACCAATACCGgcagaaagaaaagtaaagttCGTCTCAATGACCAGTT AATACCAAAACCAACTGACATAAATGTAGC GAAAGAAATGATAAAAGTTCCAACTCCAAGGGAACATCCCTACTCATCCCACATCTCCCGGTTTGCAATGTTCCCATCGTTCCAATCTCCAGATGACCCCATGACAGGAGTCAGAGCTGCCTCCCAACCTTACCCCAGCTGGCTCATCCCAAACAGTGCACCAGACGTCACTCTGCGGAGCAAGACATTTG GTGGCCCATATAGACATGAAATCTTGGAAACGCCAATAAAAACCAGACAGAAGGCTGTTACATGGACAGGAGAACACAGCTTCTGGGAT CAGTCAAACCCATCGCAGGGAGAGAGCCAAGTGTTCTACCCGACTCCTCCAAAGACGGTGCTGCCCAACCCTAAACTTCGTGACTGGGATTTGTCTTTATCTGAGCGGACGAGCAACATGTTGAAAAATCTGGAGAGGACGCACTGGATCACCTCTTACCAAATGGACTACAGTG AATCCGGGCCAGCAAATCCTTTGAAAGTAGACGACTTCAAGGAGAAAATGAGCGGACTCAATGGGATGAactcacacactgcaacactg AGAGAAAGGTCTTATCCTGTGTTTGTTCCCTCGAAACCAAAACATGCGTGTAGAAGAAGACAGGGGAGCCACGAGGGGAGGAGCTCCTCCAGTCCCACTGCTACTGAACTCCTGAATCCATCCTCAGCTCTACAGCAAGGAGCTATTATAAACCAGCTTAGGCCACAAGAGATCACAGCTCAGCATAATGAGGCCCTGGATTTAAATCCAAAGGGCCACAGTTGGTGTAGGAACAGAGCACAGAGGGATGAGCTGTCCCAGGGGGCCTCATGCACACCACAAACTCTAAGTAAAATCTTAGTGCATGAGGACGGGGAGAGGGGAAACTGCAAAGTCCAGTTTGATGAAAATCTCACGCAAGTTTCCATGTCACAGAGCAACCAGGAGGCAGAGGGATCACAGCAGAATTTTAAAGTTGCAGGTACTGACTCACACACTGAGTCACTATTGAGAGCCCCTTCAGAGCGGGAGGAAGCAGCAGGGGGCAGAGAGCTGGCACACAGCATCTCTAACCCCTGTATCCTGCCGAGGCCCTGCGTCCTGCCCGACATCCGTccaggagacagagctggaacTACGGGAGGAGAAAATGCTGCTCTGTGCCTCCTGGACCTTCAAAACTCATTCAGTAAGACGGCAGCACATCGCAGTTTCAATAACTCCATAACACGCACCGCTGTGGACCTGAGGGACAACATGGTCACAGGTAGACAACACAACTTCTACGGGATCAACTGCTATTACCTGCATGGATAA